Part of the Vagococcus teuberi genome, GTAAATTATGGATTGCTCGTATTAACGCAGCAGCTCGTATGAATGGTTTAAGTTACTCTAAATTCATGCATGGATTAAAATTAGCAAACATTGATATGAACCGTAAAATGTTAGCTGATATTGCTATTCATGATGCAGAAGCATTTACAACATTAGCTGACCAAGCAAAAGCTGCTTTAGCTAAATAATTTAAAAAGCCTTAGAAAATATTCAATGTTTTCTAAGGCTTTTTTTATTTAGTATGGTAAATAATTTAATAATTTTGTCAGATCA contains:
- the rplT gene encoding 50S ribosomal protein L20; its protein translation is MARVKGGTVTRQRRKKVLKLAKGYYGSKHTLYKTAKEQVMTSYTYAFRDRRQTKRNFRKLWIARINAAARMNGLSYSKFMHGLKLANIDMNRKMLADIAIHDAEAFTTLADQAKAALAK